The Apibacter raozihei genome contains a region encoding:
- a CDS encoding serine aminopeptidase domain-containing protein — translation MKNILFILCIVLLGSTSKAQTIKEESITIYDSLRARNIPFAIYSDTAIPRGIVIFNHGYGENYGGSYKDYAKLNKKIASLGYYVISIQHELPTDDLLAMEGNLYITRMPNWKRGVENIAFIRKELMKLKPELPWNNLIIAGHSNGGDITLLYAREYPEQITKAISLDNRRMPIPRTSKPEIYYLKAYDFPADEGVLPTPEEEKKFDIHIIKFPTIKHSGMGNQELIIECVENILK, via the coding sequence ATGAAAAATATACTATTTATTCTGTGTATAGTCTTATTAGGAAGTACCAGCAAAGCACAAACCATAAAGGAGGAATCTATAACTATTTATGATTCTCTTAGAGCTCGGAACATACCCTTTGCTATATATTCTGATACGGCTATACCCAGAGGAATAGTTATTTTTAATCACGGGTATGGAGAAAATTATGGAGGAAGTTATAAAGACTATGCTAAACTCAATAAAAAAATAGCCTCGTTAGGTTACTATGTCATAAGCATTCAGCATGAATTGCCTACTGATGATTTACTAGCTATGGAAGGGAATTTATATATAACCCGGATGCCTAACTGGAAGCGCGGAGTAGAAAATATAGCTTTTATTCGGAAAGAACTCATGAAGCTTAAACCCGAACTTCCGTGGAATAATTTAATTATTGCCGGACATTCCAATGGAGGAGATATAACCCTGTTGTATGCCCGAGAGTATCCGGAACAAATCACCAAAGCTATTTCACTGGATAATCGCAGAATGCCAATACCCAGAACTTCCAAACCAGAAATCTATTACCTGAAAGCCTACGATTTTCCTGCGGATGAAGGAGTACTACCAACCCCTGAAGAAGAAAAGAAATTCGATATTCACATAATTAAATTTCCTACCATTAAACATAGTGGTATGGGAAATCAGGAATTAATAATAGAATGTGTGGAAAATATATTGAAATAA
- a CDS encoding DNA repair ATPase — MAELEENKKPDSLDSGTYEIIKKRLQSQKEDLNARLNKLNESRKEVFNSVEFTLAANQRITTENNCTARGILALGNLCMFAYNVHFGLRTDIQLSDVFSIYAFDADKTHQFIPQSLDLINDEAFINDYKNLYQYYRDSIFSRFRRTENYLYMIFQTSKNIDDLKAFKWLIKDDKLIYQDDRSIHEVQKARQHEFKWVKTSLDNRRLGIHPHISILDKVFIEAINGDITFKIEDNTDTGKGIYSETVENKDQQLDDAEYYYADLGNFILIRIKPYQENFRAFVFNNKTKEVLNIPTLNETGILLPDNQGIIFANGYYLQNGEYKIFESELKNLEFVRRIPSANGEDYLFIFYHNEKNTYVLMSYNIIKQQVETPIICNGFTLFKNGKLIYFRSEEEAVKHHVVQIWQTPYQSEIIENKDKKDNELYKIGNKDIVKAMAECQEVIHLISKEDSYEGLYEDISKKANDITDSFFWIANPSAFQLSEPLKQIKSIADTAVDEFEKVQQQRKNASQALENSTEKVDKLLFSIKNSKGDSLESLVKLLAENRKLQGEILEQGHIKYIDLEKIELLKEKLSKSNSKLSDQTVDFLLREEALLPYENKVLDERERVDELTKVIDGQLVDENCKLISSELELLIDILNSLKIADTTQTTRIIEKISVIFASLNEVRAQLKRKLDSLKSSEAVAEFHAQLTLLDQSIVNFLELSNSPEKCDEYFTKVSVQVEEMESKFADFDEFINKIADKREEVSKAFDSKKAQLVEQINRRTASLEQIGLRILKNIENKAGAFKSKEEIQAFFSTDLMIDKVRKLAVELKELGDVSKAENLENSLKTSLEDSLRSLRDKTDLFVDGDNIISLGNYKFAVNRQPLDLTIVRRNNLLYYHLTGTSFFYEIQEDKIYKYQSLWEQEVVSENSKVYRAEYLAYQTFLESLKNKNFKPEDYIKLKTEQSYAESYLKGVHDFDALKIYEALQQLHTNLKTLTYSPSLRAVSQLFWNSLTEEDTDKLNKLITSASYVLKVFPESENYNYVIQRLQAKFEEWNGSFSAMDFSSETIARYLFREFSDSPFFTKSIQADTLKKEFLNYLKSENAVTIFEADGNDTSLELAERFYLIQNWLVSFIHLSDTYSDFEKYLDEACCLLLFEKDITYHLIEYTDQVTLDTLKGSHPVIEKDFYTLDYHRFINKLKEFLEISVPEFQEFSQTKEQLLEQYKKSLKLNELQPKVLTSFVRNKLINEVYFPLIGANMAKQIGVAGDNKRTARMGMLLLVSPPGYGKTTLMEYLAKTLGLNFVKINGPTIGHSITSIDPDEAKTSGAREELKKINLSFEMADNVMLYLDDIQHCSAEFLQKFISLADGQRKMDGTFNGESKTYDLRGKRFCVVMAGNPYTESGEKFQIPDMLANRSDVYNLGDVIGSTENLFKLSLLENSIAENTYLQKLSSRSFDDFYQLITYMETGNEELLNLEGNYSNQEIEEFISVLKKCMQIREVVMKVNQNYIQSAAMDHAYRTEPAFKLQGSYRDMNKMVGKIVPLMNEEEVQELIMTHYENESQTLTSDTEANLLKLKELMKLLTPEETKRWTSIKEIFVKNNKLGALTQDNQVGQVIAQLMDFNVNLEGIVNVLNINGKNK, encoded by the coding sequence ATGGCAGAATTAGAAGAAAATAAAAAACCGGATTCTTTAGATTCCGGCACCTACGAAATAATAAAAAAGAGGCTTCAAAGCCAGAAAGAAGATCTTAACGCTCGTCTGAATAAACTGAACGAGTCCCGGAAAGAAGTCTTTAACTCCGTAGAATTTACTCTGGCGGCTAATCAAAGAATCACTACTGAAAATAATTGCACTGCACGCGGAATTCTGGCATTAGGCAATCTTTGCATGTTTGCTTATAACGTTCACTTTGGATTACGAACCGATATACAACTTAGCGATGTTTTTAGTATATATGCTTTTGATGCTGATAAAACTCATCAATTTATTCCTCAATCGTTAGATTTAATTAACGATGAAGCTTTCATCAACGATTATAAAAACTTATATCAATACTACCGGGATTCAATATTTTCACGATTCAGAAGGACGGAAAATTATTTATACATGATTTTCCAGACCAGTAAAAATATAGATGATTTGAAAGCCTTTAAGTGGCTGATCAAAGACGATAAACTCATCTATCAGGATGACCGGAGTATCCATGAGGTTCAAAAAGCACGGCAGCATGAATTTAAATGGGTAAAAACCTCGCTGGATAACCGCAGGCTGGGAATACATCCGCATATCTCTATCCTGGACAAGGTTTTCATAGAAGCCATCAACGGTGACATTACTTTTAAAATTGAAGACAACACCGATACCGGAAAGGGAATTTATTCCGAAACGGTAGAAAACAAGGATCAGCAACTGGATGATGCAGAATATTACTATGCAGACCTCGGAAATTTTATTCTTATTCGAATTAAACCCTATCAGGAAAATTTCCGGGCTTTTGTTTTTAACAATAAAACCAAAGAAGTACTGAATATTCCTACCCTGAATGAAACCGGAATCTTATTGCCCGACAATCAGGGAATTATATTTGCCAACGGGTATTATCTGCAAAACGGTGAGTATAAGATTTTTGAAAGTGAGCTGAAAAATCTGGAATTTGTACGTCGTATTCCTTCAGCCAATGGTGAAGACTATCTTTTCATTTTTTATCATAATGAAAAGAATACGTATGTACTTATGTCTTACAATATCATTAAACAGCAGGTGGAAACCCCTATTATTTGTAATGGGTTTACCCTGTTTAAAAATGGTAAACTCATCTATTTCCGTTCGGAAGAAGAAGCGGTTAAGCACCATGTCGTTCAGATTTGGCAAACCCCGTATCAATCGGAAATTATTGAAAACAAAGATAAAAAAGATAATGAGCTTTATAAAATAGGCAATAAAGACATTGTAAAAGCGATGGCGGAATGTCAGGAAGTTATCCATCTGATTAGCAAAGAAGATTCGTATGAAGGACTCTATGAAGATATTTCCAAAAAAGCCAATGACATTACCGATTCCTTTTTCTGGATTGCCAACCCGTCGGCATTTCAACTTTCGGAACCGTTAAAACAAATAAAATCTATTGCCGACACAGCGGTTGATGAGTTTGAAAAAGTTCAGCAGCAAAGGAAAAATGCTTCTCAGGCACTTGAGAATAGTACTGAGAAAGTGGATAAACTTTTATTCAGCATAAAAAACTCAAAGGGCGATTCATTGGAAAGTCTGGTAAAACTACTGGCTGAAAACCGAAAGCTGCAAGGAGAAATATTGGAACAGGGACATATTAAGTATATAGACCTGGAAAAAATTGAACTGTTAAAAGAGAAACTGAGCAAAAGTAATAGTAAGCTATCCGACCAAACGGTTGATTTCCTTTTACGGGAAGAAGCCTTACTTCCTTATGAAAACAAAGTACTGGATGAGCGTGAACGGGTGGATGAACTTACTAAAGTTATTGACGGGCAGCTAGTAGACGAAAATTGTAAGCTGATATCTTCTGAACTGGAACTGCTGATAGATATCTTAAACAGCTTAAAAATTGCAGACACTACGCAAACTACCCGAATCATTGAAAAGATATCTGTTATTTTTGCATCCCTGAACGAAGTACGGGCTCAGCTGAAACGAAAACTCGATTCATTAAAAAGCAGTGAAGCAGTGGCCGAATTTCACGCCCAGCTCACCTTGCTGGATCAAAGTATTGTAAACTTCCTGGAACTATCCAACTCTCCCGAAAAATGCGATGAGTATTTTACCAAAGTGAGCGTTCAGGTAGAAGAAATGGAAAGTAAATTTGCAGACTTTGATGAATTTATCAATAAAATAGCTGATAAAAGAGAAGAAGTAAGCAAGGCTTTTGATTCTAAAAAAGCTCAGCTGGTAGAACAGATTAACAGACGAACCGCTTCGCTGGAGCAAATAGGGCTTCGCATTCTTAAAAATATTGAAAATAAAGCCGGTGCATTTAAATCCAAAGAAGAAATTCAGGCTTTTTTCTCTACGGATTTGATGATTGACAAAGTACGGAAGCTAGCTGTTGAGTTGAAGGAGCTGGGAGATGTTTCCAAAGCTGAAAATCTGGAAAACAGCCTGAAAACTTCTCTGGAAGACAGTCTTCGTTCCCTGCGGGATAAAACGGATTTGTTTGTAGATGGAGATAACATCATAAGTCTTGGAAACTACAAATTTGCAGTGAATCGGCAACCGTTAGATTTAACCATCGTAAGAAGAAACAATCTACTTTACTACCACCTTACCGGAACCAGTTTCTTTTATGAAATACAGGAAGATAAAATTTACAAATACCAATCCCTCTGGGAGCAGGAAGTAGTATCGGAAAATTCAAAAGTATACCGTGCAGAATATTTAGCCTACCAGACTTTTCTAGAGAGTCTGAAAAACAAAAATTTTAAGCCGGAAGATTATATAAAACTAAAAACGGAACAGAGTTATGCAGAGTCTTATCTGAAAGGTGTACATGACTTTGATGCATTGAAAATATATGAAGCTTTGCAGCAGCTTCATACGAACTTAAAAACCTTAACCTATTCTCCTTCCCTGCGTGCTGTATCCCAATTATTCTGGAACAGCCTAACTGAAGAAGATACAGATAAGCTGAATAAACTTATTACCTCTGCGAGCTATGTGTTGAAAGTTTTTCCGGAATCCGAAAATTATAACTATGTGATCCAACGACTACAAGCTAAATTTGAAGAATGGAACGGTTCTTTTTCCGCTATGGATTTTTCATCTGAAACTATAGCCCGATATTTGTTTAGGGAATTTTCGGATTCTCCGTTTTTTACTAAAAGTATTCAGGCCGATACTCTTAAAAAAGAGTTTTTAAACTATCTGAAATCGGAAAATGCAGTTACCATTTTTGAAGCGGATGGCAACGATACTTCCCTGGAACTGGCTGAACGATTTTACCTGATACAAAACTGGCTGGTATCTTTTATACACCTGTCCGATACCTATTCGGATTTTGAGAAATATTTAGATGAAGCCTGTTGTTTGCTCTTATTTGAAAAAGACATTACTTACCATTTAATAGAGTATACCGATCAAGTAACTTTAGATACCTTAAAAGGCAGTCATCCGGTTATTGAAAAAGATTTTTACACTCTGGATTATCATCGGTTTATAAACAAACTGAAAGAATTTTTAGAAATCAGTGTTCCTGAATTTCAGGAATTTTCACAAACCAAAGAACAATTGCTGGAACAATATAAAAAATCGTTGAAGCTTAATGAACTTCAACCGAAGGTTCTTACTTCTTTCGTCAGAAACAAACTGATTAATGAAGTATATTTTCCTCTTATTGGTGCCAATATGGCCAAACAAATCGGGGTTGCGGGAGACAATAAAAGAACCGCCCGTATGGGAATGCTTTTACTGGTTTCCCCTCCGGGCTACGGAAAAACCACCCTGATGGAATATCTGGCTAAAACATTGGGATTAAACTTTGTGAAAATCAATGGCCCTACTATTGGACATTCCATAACTTCCATAGATCCTGACGAAGCAAAAACTTCAGGCGCACGGGAAGAGCTGAAAAAGATTAATCTTTCTTTTGAGATGGCGGACAATGTAATGCTCTATCTGGATGATATACAGCATTGCAGTGCCGAATTCCTTCAAAAATTTATTTCTCTGGCAGACGGACAAAGGAAAATGGACGGAACCTTTAACGGAGAAAGTAAAACCTATGATTTACGGGGAAAACGATTCTGTGTTGTGATGGCCGGAAATCCGTATACGGAAAGTGGAGAAAAATTCCAGATTCCAGATATGCTTGCCAACCGGTCGGATGTCTATAACCTGGGAGATGTAATAGGAAGTACCGAAAATCTATTCAAGCTTAGTCTTTTGGAAAATTCCATTGCTGAAAATACCTATTTACAAAAACTCAGCAGCCGCAGCTTTGATGATTTTTATCAACTCATCACCTATATGGAAACCGGAAATGAAGAATTGTTAAATCTGGAAGGAAATTATTCTAATCAGGAAATTGAAGAGTTTATATCAGTTTTGAAAAAATGTATGCAGATACGCGAAGTAGTGATGAAAGTAAACCAGAATTATATTCAGAGTGCTGCCATGGATCATGCTTACCGTACAGAACCTGCTTTTAAGTTACAGGGTTCTTATCGGGATATGAATAAAATGGTAGGGAAAATTGTTCCTTTGATGAATGAAGAAGAGGTGCAGGAGCTCATCATGACTCATTATGAAAACGAATCGCAAACTCTAACTTCAGATACGGAAGCCAATTTACTGAAATTGAAAGAGCTTATGAAGTTATTAACTCCTGAGGAAACTAAACGATGGACCTCTATCAAAGAGATTTTTGTTAAAAACAATAAGTTAGGCGCTTTAACGCAGGATAATCAGGTAGGACAGGTAATCGCTCAATTAATGGACTTTAATGTAAATCTGGAAGGTATTGTGAATGTGCTGAATATAAACGGAAAGAATAAATAA
- a CDS encoding AbiH family protein, translated as MNRIILIGNGFDLAHGMKTSYGNFMDWFWNIKLSGIVYEGPNSQYEDEDIKITQIPLNWNPNSKFDNAISTLSTNFPSLEYKNRFLKHITEKQYIQNWVDIENEYYKLLKDIMSEKEKYYSISELNSDFEKIKNELENYLNEVQEKFDINQNLELIRSIEQKIYSDFKLNDFIEKIVSENIKNETNKIQHFISEFGRRNESLADIIIRMFNLPQISTLLLKDINNIESAIRILLKFEETNKPFNLMIEDENILFLNFNYIHTEGLYAENPNQIIHIHGSLDTSSNNPIIFGFGDELDEEYKKIETLNNNEYLENIKSIKYLETDNYKRLLEFVNSDEYQIFIFGHSCGNSDRTLLNTLFEHENCISIKPFYHLKENGTDNYSDIVRNISRNFNNKAIMRDKVVNKTFCEPLA; from the coding sequence ATGAATCGAATTATTTTAATAGGAAACGGCTTTGATTTAGCTCATGGGATGAAAACCAGTTATGGGAATTTTATGGATTGGTTTTGGAATATTAAACTTTCTGGAATAGTGTATGAAGGGCCAAACTCTCAATATGAGGATGAAGATATTAAAATCACTCAAATCCCACTTAATTGGAATCCTAATTCTAAATTTGATAATGCAATATCAACCTTATCAACAAATTTTCCTTCTTTAGAATATAAAAATAGATTTCTAAAACATATTACTGAAAAGCAATATATCCAAAACTGGGTTGATATCGAAAATGAATATTATAAACTTTTAAAAGATATAATGAGTGAAAAAGAAAAATACTATTCCATTTCAGAATTAAATTCAGATTTTGAAAAAATAAAAAATGAGTTAGAAAATTATTTAAATGAAGTACAGGAAAAATTTGATATAAATCAAAACTTAGAATTAATAAGATCTATTGAACAAAAAATATATTCTGATTTTAAATTAAACGATTTTATTGAAAAGATAGTAAGTGAAAATATTAAGAATGAAACTAATAAAATCCAACACTTTATCTCAGAATTCGGTCGTAGAAATGAATCATTAGCGGATATAATAATACGAATGTTTAATTTACCTCAAATTTCTACCTTATTATTAAAAGATATAAATAATATAGAATCTGCTATTAGAATTTTACTGAAATTTGAGGAAACAAATAAACCTTTTAATTTAATGATTGAAGATGAAAATATACTATTTCTAAATTTCAATTATATACATACAGAAGGTTTATACGCTGAAAATCCTAATCAAATAATCCATATTCATGGCTCTTTAGATACATCCTCAAATAATCCTATAATCTTTGGTTTTGGTGATGAATTGGATGAAGAGTATAAAAAGATTGAAACCTTAAATAATAATGAATATCTGGAGAATATAAAATCTATAAAGTATTTGGAAACAGATAATTATAAAAGGTTGTTGGAATTTGTCAACAGTGATGAGTATCAAATCTTTATTTTCGGGCATTCCTGTGGAAATTCTGACCGAACACTTCTAAATACATTATTTGAACATGAAAATTGTATTTCGATAAAGCCTTTTTATCATTTAAAAGAAAATGGCACAGATAACTACAGCGATATAGTAAGAAATATTTCCCGAAACTTTAATAATAAAGCGATTATGAGAGATAAGGTAGTTAATAAAACTTTTTGTGAGCCTTTGGCTTAA